Proteins from a single region of Bos javanicus breed banteng chromosome 7, ARS-OSU_banteng_1.0, whole genome shotgun sequence:
- the BRD8 gene encoding bromodomain-containing protein 8 isoform X6, whose amino-acid sequence MATGTGKHKLLSTGPTEPWSIREKLCLASSVMRSGDQNWVSVSRAIKPFAEPGRPPDWFSQKHCASQYSELLETTETPKRKRGEKGEVVETVEDVIVRKLTAERVEELKKVIKETQEKYRRLKRDAELIQAGHMDSRLDELCNDIAMKKKLEEEEAEVKRKATDAAYQARQAVKTPPRRLPTVMVRSPIDSASPGGDYPLGDLSATTMEEAASGVTPGTLPSTPVTSFPGIPDTLPPGSAPLEAPMTPVTDDSPQKKMLGQKATPPPSPLLSELLKKGSLLPTSPRLVNESEMAVASGHLNSTGVLLEVGGVLPMIHGGEMQQTPSTVAASPAASVSQPDTCVPMEAVGDPHTVTVSMDSNEISMIINSIKEECFRSGVAEAPGGSKAPSIDGKEDLDLAEKMDIAVSYTGEELDFETVGDIIAIIEDKVDDHPEVLDVAAVEAALSFCEENDDPQSLPGPWEHSIQQERDKPVPLPAPEMTVKQERLDFEDTESKGIHELVDIREPGVEIKMEPAEPEQGISGAEMVSGVVPATNMEPPELRSQDLDEEPRSIATGEITEADVSSRKGDETPLTAVKTEASPESMLSPSHVVSNPIEDPLEAETQHKFEMSDSLKEESGTIFGSQIKDAPGEDEEEDGVSEAASLEEPKEEDQGEGYLSEMDNEPPVSESDDGFSIHNATLQSHTLADSIPSSPASSQFSVCSEDQEAIQAQKIWKKAIMLVWRAAANHRYANVFLQPVTDDIAPGYHSIVQRPMDLSTIKKNIENGLIRSTAEFQRDIMLMFQNAVMYNSSDHDVYHMAVEMQRDVLEQIQQFLATQLIMQTSESGISAKSLRGRDSTRKQDASEKDSVPMGSPAFLLSLFDGGTRGRRCAIEADMKMKK is encoded by the exons GGTATCAGTTAGCAGAGCAATCAAGCCCTTTGCAGAACCTGGCCGCCCTCCAGACTGGTTCTCTCAAAAA CACTGTGCTTCCCAGTACTCAGAGCTTCTAGAGACCACTGAGACCCCAAA aCGGAAACGGGGTGAAAAGGGAGAAGTGGTAGAAACCGTTGAAGATGTCATTGTTCGGAAACTGACTGCTGAGCGAGTTGAGGAACTAAAGAAAGTGATAAAAGAAACCCAGGAAAAATATAG ACGACTGAAAAGAGATGCAGAACTAATTCAAGCTGGGCACATGGACAGCAGACTGGATGAACTTTGCAATGACATTGCGAT gaaaaagaaactgGAAGAAGAGGAGGCTGAAGTAAAGAGGAAGGCTACAGATGCAGCATATCAGG CCCGTCAAGCAGTAAAAACACCCCCTCGGAGGTTACCTACTGTGATGGTCCGCTCTCCTATAGATTCTGCCTCCCCTGGAGGTGATTATCCACTTGGGGACTTGtctgcaaccactatggaagaggCCGCCTCTGGG GTAACCCCTGGGACTTTGCCGAGTACCCCAGTCACCTCGTTTCCTGGAATTCCTGACACCCTTCCTCCAGGCTCTGCACCCTTAGAAGCCCCCATGACCCCAGTAACAGATGATTCACCCCAGAAAAAGATGCTTGGACAGAAAGCAActccacccccttcccctctgcTGTCAGAGCTCTTGAAGAAGGGCAGCCTCCTGCCTACTAGCCCCAGACTG GTCAATGAGAGTGAAATGGCTGTGGCTTCTGGCCACCTGAACAGTACAGGTGTCCTCTTGGAGGTAGGCGGGGTCCTTCCCATGATACATGGTGGGGAGATGCAGCAAACACCCAGCACTGTTGCAGCCTCCCCTGCTGCCTCAG TGAGTCAGCCTGACACCTGTGTTCCCATGGAGGCTGTGGGGGATCCACATACTGTGACTGTTTCCATGGATAGCAATGAAATCTCCATGATCATCAATTCTATCAAAGAAGAGTGTTTCCGATCAGGGGTAGCAGAGGCCCCTGGAGGATCAAAGGCCCCCAGCATTGATGGGAAGGAAGATTTAGATCTGGCTGAGAAGATGGATATTGCAGTGTCTTACACAGGTGAAGAGCTGGATTTTGAAACTGTTGGGGACATCATTGCCATCATCGAGGACAAG GTAGATGATCATCCCGAAGTGCTGGATGTGGCCGCAGTGGAAGCAGCACTGTCATTCTGTGAAGAGAATGATGATCCCCAGTCACTCCCTGGCCCCTGGGAGCACTCTATCCAGCAGGAACGGGATAAGCCAGTACCTCTCCCTGCACCAGAGATGACAGTCAAGCAAGAGAGGCTGGACTTTGAAGacacagaaagcaaaggaatCCACGAACTGGTGGACATCAGGGAGCCTGGTGTTGAGATCAAAATGGAACCTGCAGAACCAGAGCAAGGCATTTCAGGGGCTGAAATGGTATCTGGAGTTGTTCCAGCCACAAATATGGAGCCACCAGAACTCAGGAGTCAGGACTTAGACGAGGAACCCAGAAGTATAGCAACTGGAGAAATTACTGAAGCAGATGTTTCCAGTAGGAAAGGTGATGAGACTCCGCTTACAGCAGTGAAGACAGAG GCATCCCCTGAAAGCATGTTGTCTCCATCACATGTTGTCTCAAATCCCATTGAAGATCCTTTAGAGGCAGAGACTCAGCACAAGTTTGAAATGtcag ACTCATTGAAAGAAGAATCAGGGACTATTTTTGGAAGCCAGATAAAG GATGCCCCAGGTGAGGATGAGGAGGAAGATGGAGTCAGTGAAGCGGCAAGCCTAGAGGAGCCTAAGGAAGAAGATCAAGGAGAAGGCTATTTGTCAGAAATGGATAACGAACCCCCTGTGAGTGAGAGTGACGATGGCTTTAGCATTCACAATGCTACGCTACAGTCCCACACACTGGCAGACTCCATCCCCAGCAGCCCTGCTTCTTCACAGTT CTCTGTCTGTAGTGAGGATCAGGAAGCTATTCAGGCACAGAAAATCTGGAAGAAAGCCATCATGCTTGTATGGAGAGCTGCAGCTAATCATAG GTATGCCAATGTCTTCCTCCAGCCTGTTACAGATGACATAGCACCTGGCTACCACAGCATTGTACAGAG GCCCATGGATTTGTCAACTattaagaaaaacattgaaaatgGACTGATCCGCAGCACAGCTGAATTTCAGCGTGACATTATGCTGATGTTCCAGAATGCTGTGATGTATAATAGCTCAGACCACGATGTCTACCATATGGCAGTAGAAATGCAGCGAGATGTTTTGGAGCAGATCCAG CAATTCCTGGCCACACAGTTGATTATGCAAACCTCTGAGTCTGGGATCAGTGCTAAAAGTCTTCGAGGCAGAGATTCTACCCGCAAACAGGATGCTTCAGAGAAG GACAGTGTCCCCATGGGctctcctgccttccttctctctctcttt GATGGGGGAACCAGGGGGCGCCGCTGTGCCATTGAAGCCGATATGAAGATGAAAAAGTGA
- the BRD8 gene encoding bromodomain-containing protein 8 isoform X7: MATGTGKHKLLSTGPTEPWSIREKLCLASSVMRSGDQNWVSVSRAIKPFAEPGRPPDWFSQKHCASQYSELLETTETPKRKRGEKGEVVETVEDVIVRKLTAERVEELKKVIKETQEKYRRLKRDAELIQAGHMDSRLDELCNDIAMKKKLEEEEAEVKRKATDAAYQARQAVKTPPRRLPTVMVRSPIDSASPGGDYPLGDLSATTMEEAASGVNESEMAVASGHLNSTGVLLEVGGVLPMIHGGEMQQTPSTVAASPAASGTPTLSRLLEAGPTQFTTPLASFTTVASEPPVKLVAPPVESVSQATIVMMPALPAPSSAPAVSTPESVAPVSQPDTCVPMEAVGDPHTVTVSMDSNEISMIINSIKEECFRSGVAEAPGGSKAPSIDGKEDLDLAEKMDIAVSYTGEELDFETVGDIIAIIEDKVDDHPEVLDVAAVEAALSFCEENDDPQSLPGPWEHSIQQERDKPVPLPAPEMTVKQERLDFEDTESKGIHELVDIREPGVEIKMEPAEPEQGISGAEMVSGVVPATNMEPPELRSQDLDEEPRSIATGEITEADVSSRKGDETPLTAVKTEASPESMLSPSHVVSNPIEDPLEAETQHKFEMSDSLKEESGTIFGSQIKDAPGEDEEEDGVSEAASLEEPKEEDQGEGYLSEMDNEPPVSESDDGFSIHNATLQSHTLADSIPSSPASSQFSVCSEDQEAIQAQKIWKKAIMLVWRAAANHRYANVFLQPVTDDIAPGYHSIVQRPMDLSTIKKNIENGLIRSTAEFQRDIMLMFQNAVMYNSSDHDVYHMAVEMQRDVLEQIQQFLATQLIMQTSESGISAKSLRGRDSTRKQDASEKDSVPMGSPAFLLSLFDGGTRGRRCAIEADMKMKK, from the exons GGTATCAGTTAGCAGAGCAATCAAGCCCTTTGCAGAACCTGGCCGCCCTCCAGACTGGTTCTCTCAAAAA CACTGTGCTTCCCAGTACTCAGAGCTTCTAGAGACCACTGAGACCCCAAA aCGGAAACGGGGTGAAAAGGGAGAAGTGGTAGAAACCGTTGAAGATGTCATTGTTCGGAAACTGACTGCTGAGCGAGTTGAGGAACTAAAGAAAGTGATAAAAGAAACCCAGGAAAAATATAG ACGACTGAAAAGAGATGCAGAACTAATTCAAGCTGGGCACATGGACAGCAGACTGGATGAACTTTGCAATGACATTGCGAT gaaaaagaaactgGAAGAAGAGGAGGCTGAAGTAAAGAGGAAGGCTACAGATGCAGCATATCAGG CCCGTCAAGCAGTAAAAACACCCCCTCGGAGGTTACCTACTGTGATGGTCCGCTCTCCTATAGATTCTGCCTCCCCTGGAGGTGATTATCCACTTGGGGACTTGtctgcaaccactatggaagaggCCGCCTCTGGG GTCAATGAGAGTGAAATGGCTGTGGCTTCTGGCCACCTGAACAGTACAGGTGTCCTCTTGGAGGTAGGCGGGGTCCTTCCCATGATACATGGTGGGGAGATGCAGCAAACACCCAGCACTGTTGCAGCCTCCCCTGCTGCCTCAG GTACTCCCACTCTTTCCCGGCTTTTAGAAGCTGGTCCTACACAGTTCACCACACCTCTTGCTTCCTTCACTACTGTTGCCAGTGAACCTCCAGTTAAACTTGTGGCACCCCCTGTAGAATCTGTATCCCAGGCTACCATTGTCATGATGCCTGCGCTGCCAGCACCATCCTCTGCTCCGGCTGTCTCCACTCCTGAGAGTGTAGCTCCAG TGAGTCAGCCTGACACCTGTGTTCCCATGGAGGCTGTGGGGGATCCACATACTGTGACTGTTTCCATGGATAGCAATGAAATCTCCATGATCATCAATTCTATCAAAGAAGAGTGTTTCCGATCAGGGGTAGCAGAGGCCCCTGGAGGATCAAAGGCCCCCAGCATTGATGGGAAGGAAGATTTAGATCTGGCTGAGAAGATGGATATTGCAGTGTCTTACACAGGTGAAGAGCTGGATTTTGAAACTGTTGGGGACATCATTGCCATCATCGAGGACAAG GTAGATGATCATCCCGAAGTGCTGGATGTGGCCGCAGTGGAAGCAGCACTGTCATTCTGTGAAGAGAATGATGATCCCCAGTCACTCCCTGGCCCCTGGGAGCACTCTATCCAGCAGGAACGGGATAAGCCAGTACCTCTCCCTGCACCAGAGATGACAGTCAAGCAAGAGAGGCTGGACTTTGAAGacacagaaagcaaaggaatCCACGAACTGGTGGACATCAGGGAGCCTGGTGTTGAGATCAAAATGGAACCTGCAGAACCAGAGCAAGGCATTTCAGGGGCTGAAATGGTATCTGGAGTTGTTCCAGCCACAAATATGGAGCCACCAGAACTCAGGAGTCAGGACTTAGACGAGGAACCCAGAAGTATAGCAACTGGAGAAATTACTGAAGCAGATGTTTCCAGTAGGAAAGGTGATGAGACTCCGCTTACAGCAGTGAAGACAGAG GCATCCCCTGAAAGCATGTTGTCTCCATCACATGTTGTCTCAAATCCCATTGAAGATCCTTTAGAGGCAGAGACTCAGCACAAGTTTGAAATGtcag ACTCATTGAAAGAAGAATCAGGGACTATTTTTGGAAGCCAGATAAAG GATGCCCCAGGTGAGGATGAGGAGGAAGATGGAGTCAGTGAAGCGGCAAGCCTAGAGGAGCCTAAGGAAGAAGATCAAGGAGAAGGCTATTTGTCAGAAATGGATAACGAACCCCCTGTGAGTGAGAGTGACGATGGCTTTAGCATTCACAATGCTACGCTACAGTCCCACACACTGGCAGACTCCATCCCCAGCAGCCCTGCTTCTTCACAGTT CTCTGTCTGTAGTGAGGATCAGGAAGCTATTCAGGCACAGAAAATCTGGAAGAAAGCCATCATGCTTGTATGGAGAGCTGCAGCTAATCATAG GTATGCCAATGTCTTCCTCCAGCCTGTTACAGATGACATAGCACCTGGCTACCACAGCATTGTACAGAG GCCCATGGATTTGTCAACTattaagaaaaacattgaaaatgGACTGATCCGCAGCACAGCTGAATTTCAGCGTGACATTATGCTGATGTTCCAGAATGCTGTGATGTATAATAGCTCAGACCACGATGTCTACCATATGGCAGTAGAAATGCAGCGAGATGTTTTGGAGCAGATCCAG CAATTCCTGGCCACACAGTTGATTATGCAAACCTCTGAGTCTGGGATCAGTGCTAAAAGTCTTCGAGGCAGAGATTCTACCCGCAAACAGGATGCTTCAGAGAAG GACAGTGTCCCCATGGGctctcctgccttccttctctctctcttt GATGGGGGAACCAGGGGGCGCCGCTGTGCCATTGAAGCCGATATGAAGATGAAAAAGTGA
- the BRD8 gene encoding bromodomain-containing protein 8 isoform X3: protein MATGTGKHKLLSTGPTEPWSIREKLCLASSVMRSGDQNWVSVSRAIKPFAEPGRPPDWFSQKHCASQYSELLETTETPKRKRGEKGEVVETVEDVIVRKLTAERVEELKKVIKETQEKYRRLKRDAELIQAGHMDSRLDELCNDIAMKKKLEEEEAEVKRKATDAAYQARQAVKTPPRRLPTVMVRSPIDSASPGGDYPLGDLSATTMEEAASGVTPGTLPSTPVTSFPGIPDTLPPGSAPLEAPMTPVTDDSPQKKMLGQKATPPPSPLLSELLKKGSLLPTSPRLVNESEMAVASGHLNSTGVLLEVGGVLPMIHGGEMQQTPSTVAASPAASGTPTLSRLLEAGPTQFTTPLASFTTVASEPPVKLVAPPVESVSQATIVMMPALPAPSSAPAVSTPESVAPVSQPDTCVPMEAVGDPHTVTVSMDSNEISMIINSIKEECFRSGVAEAPGGSKAPSIDGKEDLDLAEKMDIAVSYTGEELDFETVGDIIAIIEDKVDDHPEVLDVAAVEAALSFCEENDDPQSLPGPWEHSIQQERDKPVPLPAPEMTVKQERLDFEDTESKGIHELVDIREPGVEIKMEPAEPEQGISGAEMVSGVVPATNMEPPELRSQDLDEEPRSIATGEITEADVSSRKGDETPLTAVKTEASPESMLSPSHVVSNPIEDPLEAETQHKFEMSDSLKEESGTIFGSQIKDAPGEDEEEDGVSEAASLEEPKEEDQGEGYLSEMDNEPPVSESDDGFSIHNATLQSHTLADSIPSSPASSQFSVCSEDQEAIQAQKIWKKAIMLVWRAAANHRYANVFLQPVTDDIAPGYHSIVQRPMDLSTIKKNIENGLIRSTAEFQRDIMLMFQNAVMYNSSDHDVYHMAVEMQRDVLEQIQQFLATQLIMQTSESGISAKSLRGRDSTRKQDASEKDSVPMGSPAFLLSLFDGGTRGRRCAIEADMKMKK, encoded by the exons GGTATCAGTTAGCAGAGCAATCAAGCCCTTTGCAGAACCTGGCCGCCCTCCAGACTGGTTCTCTCAAAAA CACTGTGCTTCCCAGTACTCAGAGCTTCTAGAGACCACTGAGACCCCAAA aCGGAAACGGGGTGAAAAGGGAGAAGTGGTAGAAACCGTTGAAGATGTCATTGTTCGGAAACTGACTGCTGAGCGAGTTGAGGAACTAAAGAAAGTGATAAAAGAAACCCAGGAAAAATATAG ACGACTGAAAAGAGATGCAGAACTAATTCAAGCTGGGCACATGGACAGCAGACTGGATGAACTTTGCAATGACATTGCGAT gaaaaagaaactgGAAGAAGAGGAGGCTGAAGTAAAGAGGAAGGCTACAGATGCAGCATATCAGG CCCGTCAAGCAGTAAAAACACCCCCTCGGAGGTTACCTACTGTGATGGTCCGCTCTCCTATAGATTCTGCCTCCCCTGGAGGTGATTATCCACTTGGGGACTTGtctgcaaccactatggaagaggCCGCCTCTGGG GTAACCCCTGGGACTTTGCCGAGTACCCCAGTCACCTCGTTTCCTGGAATTCCTGACACCCTTCCTCCAGGCTCTGCACCCTTAGAAGCCCCCATGACCCCAGTAACAGATGATTCACCCCAGAAAAAGATGCTTGGACAGAAAGCAActccacccccttcccctctgcTGTCAGAGCTCTTGAAGAAGGGCAGCCTCCTGCCTACTAGCCCCAGACTG GTCAATGAGAGTGAAATGGCTGTGGCTTCTGGCCACCTGAACAGTACAGGTGTCCTCTTGGAGGTAGGCGGGGTCCTTCCCATGATACATGGTGGGGAGATGCAGCAAACACCCAGCACTGTTGCAGCCTCCCCTGCTGCCTCAG GTACTCCCACTCTTTCCCGGCTTTTAGAAGCTGGTCCTACACAGTTCACCACACCTCTTGCTTCCTTCACTACTGTTGCCAGTGAACCTCCAGTTAAACTTGTGGCACCCCCTGTAGAATCTGTATCCCAGGCTACCATTGTCATGATGCCTGCGCTGCCAGCACCATCCTCTGCTCCGGCTGTCTCCACTCCTGAGAGTGTAGCTCCAG TGAGTCAGCCTGACACCTGTGTTCCCATGGAGGCTGTGGGGGATCCACATACTGTGACTGTTTCCATGGATAGCAATGAAATCTCCATGATCATCAATTCTATCAAAGAAGAGTGTTTCCGATCAGGGGTAGCAGAGGCCCCTGGAGGATCAAAGGCCCCCAGCATTGATGGGAAGGAAGATTTAGATCTGGCTGAGAAGATGGATATTGCAGTGTCTTACACAGGTGAAGAGCTGGATTTTGAAACTGTTGGGGACATCATTGCCATCATCGAGGACAAG GTAGATGATCATCCCGAAGTGCTGGATGTGGCCGCAGTGGAAGCAGCACTGTCATTCTGTGAAGAGAATGATGATCCCCAGTCACTCCCTGGCCCCTGGGAGCACTCTATCCAGCAGGAACGGGATAAGCCAGTACCTCTCCCTGCACCAGAGATGACAGTCAAGCAAGAGAGGCTGGACTTTGAAGacacagaaagcaaaggaatCCACGAACTGGTGGACATCAGGGAGCCTGGTGTTGAGATCAAAATGGAACCTGCAGAACCAGAGCAAGGCATTTCAGGGGCTGAAATGGTATCTGGAGTTGTTCCAGCCACAAATATGGAGCCACCAGAACTCAGGAGTCAGGACTTAGACGAGGAACCCAGAAGTATAGCAACTGGAGAAATTACTGAAGCAGATGTTTCCAGTAGGAAAGGTGATGAGACTCCGCTTACAGCAGTGAAGACAGAG GCATCCCCTGAAAGCATGTTGTCTCCATCACATGTTGTCTCAAATCCCATTGAAGATCCTTTAGAGGCAGAGACTCAGCACAAGTTTGAAATGtcag ACTCATTGAAAGAAGAATCAGGGACTATTTTTGGAAGCCAGATAAAG GATGCCCCAGGTGAGGATGAGGAGGAAGATGGAGTCAGTGAAGCGGCAAGCCTAGAGGAGCCTAAGGAAGAAGATCAAGGAGAAGGCTATTTGTCAGAAATGGATAACGAACCCCCTGTGAGTGAGAGTGACGATGGCTTTAGCATTCACAATGCTACGCTACAGTCCCACACACTGGCAGACTCCATCCCCAGCAGCCCTGCTTCTTCACAGTT CTCTGTCTGTAGTGAGGATCAGGAAGCTATTCAGGCACAGAAAATCTGGAAGAAAGCCATCATGCTTGTATGGAGAGCTGCAGCTAATCATAG GTATGCCAATGTCTTCCTCCAGCCTGTTACAGATGACATAGCACCTGGCTACCACAGCATTGTACAGAG GCCCATGGATTTGTCAACTattaagaaaaacattgaaaatgGACTGATCCGCAGCACAGCTGAATTTCAGCGTGACATTATGCTGATGTTCCAGAATGCTGTGATGTATAATAGCTCAGACCACGATGTCTACCATATGGCAGTAGAAATGCAGCGAGATGTTTTGGAGCAGATCCAG CAATTCCTGGCCACACAGTTGATTATGCAAACCTCTGAGTCTGGGATCAGTGCTAAAAGTCTTCGAGGCAGAGATTCTACCCGCAAACAGGATGCTTCAGAGAAG GACAGTGTCCCCATGGGctctcctgccttccttctctctctcttt GATGGGGGAACCAGGGGGCGCCGCTGTGCCATTGAAGCCGATATGAAGATGAAAAAGTGA
- the BRD8 gene encoding bromodomain-containing protein 8 isoform X4: MATGTGKHKLLSTGPTEPWSIREKLCLASSVMRSGDQNWVSVSRAIKPFAEPGRPPDWFSQKHCASQYSELLETTETPKRKRGEKGEVVETVEDVIVRKLTAERVEELKKVIKETQEKYRRLKRDAELIQAGHMDSRLDELCNDIAMKKKLEEEEAEVKRKATDAAYQARQAVKTPPRRLPTVMVRSPIDSASPGGDYPLGDLSATTMEEAASGVTPGTLPSTPVTSFPGIPDTLPPGSAPLEAPMTPVTDDSPQKKMLGQKATPPPSPLLSELLKKGSLLPTSPRLVNESEMAVASGHLNSTGVLLEVGGVLPMIHGGEMQQTPSTVAASPAASGTPTLSRLLEAGPTQFTTPLASFTTVASEPPVKLVAPPVESVSQATIVMMPALPAPSSAPAVSTPESVAPVSQPDTCVPMEAVGDPHTVTVSMDSNEISMIINSIKEECFRSGVAEAPGGSKAPSIDGKEDLDLAEKMDIAVSYTGEELDFETVGDIIAIIEDKVDDHPEVLDVAAVEAALSFCEENDDPQSLPGPWEHSIQQERDKPVPLPAPEMTVKQERLDFEDTESKGIHELVDIREPGVEIKMEPAEPEQGISGAEMVSGVVPATNMEPPELRSQDLDEEPRSIATGEITEADVSSRKGDETPLTAVKTEASPESMLSPSHVVSNPIEDPLEAETQHKFEMSDSLKEESGTIFGSQIKDAPGEDEEEDGVSEAASLEEPKEEDQGEGYLSEMDNEPPVSESDDGFSIHNATLQSHTLADSIPSSPASSQFSVCSEDQEAIQAQKIWKKAIMLVWRAAANHRYANVFLQPVTDDIAPGYHSIVQRPMDLSTIKKNIENGLIRSTAEFQRDIMLMFQNAVMYNSSDHDVYHMAVEMQRDVLEQIQQFLATQLIMQTSESGISAKSLRGRDSTRKQDASEKDGGTRGRRCAIEADMKMKK, translated from the exons GGTATCAGTTAGCAGAGCAATCAAGCCCTTTGCAGAACCTGGCCGCCCTCCAGACTGGTTCTCTCAAAAA CACTGTGCTTCCCAGTACTCAGAGCTTCTAGAGACCACTGAGACCCCAAA aCGGAAACGGGGTGAAAAGGGAGAAGTGGTAGAAACCGTTGAAGATGTCATTGTTCGGAAACTGACTGCTGAGCGAGTTGAGGAACTAAAGAAAGTGATAAAAGAAACCCAGGAAAAATATAG ACGACTGAAAAGAGATGCAGAACTAATTCAAGCTGGGCACATGGACAGCAGACTGGATGAACTTTGCAATGACATTGCGAT gaaaaagaaactgGAAGAAGAGGAGGCTGAAGTAAAGAGGAAGGCTACAGATGCAGCATATCAGG CCCGTCAAGCAGTAAAAACACCCCCTCGGAGGTTACCTACTGTGATGGTCCGCTCTCCTATAGATTCTGCCTCCCCTGGAGGTGATTATCCACTTGGGGACTTGtctgcaaccactatggaagaggCCGCCTCTGGG GTAACCCCTGGGACTTTGCCGAGTACCCCAGTCACCTCGTTTCCTGGAATTCCTGACACCCTTCCTCCAGGCTCTGCACCCTTAGAAGCCCCCATGACCCCAGTAACAGATGATTCACCCCAGAAAAAGATGCTTGGACAGAAAGCAActccacccccttcccctctgcTGTCAGAGCTCTTGAAGAAGGGCAGCCTCCTGCCTACTAGCCCCAGACTG GTCAATGAGAGTGAAATGGCTGTGGCTTCTGGCCACCTGAACAGTACAGGTGTCCTCTTGGAGGTAGGCGGGGTCCTTCCCATGATACATGGTGGGGAGATGCAGCAAACACCCAGCACTGTTGCAGCCTCCCCTGCTGCCTCAG GTACTCCCACTCTTTCCCGGCTTTTAGAAGCTGGTCCTACACAGTTCACCACACCTCTTGCTTCCTTCACTACTGTTGCCAGTGAACCTCCAGTTAAACTTGTGGCACCCCCTGTAGAATCTGTATCCCAGGCTACCATTGTCATGATGCCTGCGCTGCCAGCACCATCCTCTGCTCCGGCTGTCTCCACTCCTGAGAGTGTAGCTCCAG TGAGTCAGCCTGACACCTGTGTTCCCATGGAGGCTGTGGGGGATCCACATACTGTGACTGTTTCCATGGATAGCAATGAAATCTCCATGATCATCAATTCTATCAAAGAAGAGTGTTTCCGATCAGGGGTAGCAGAGGCCCCTGGAGGATCAAAGGCCCCCAGCATTGATGGGAAGGAAGATTTAGATCTGGCTGAGAAGATGGATATTGCAGTGTCTTACACAGGTGAAGAGCTGGATTTTGAAACTGTTGGGGACATCATTGCCATCATCGAGGACAAG GTAGATGATCATCCCGAAGTGCTGGATGTGGCCGCAGTGGAAGCAGCACTGTCATTCTGTGAAGAGAATGATGATCCCCAGTCACTCCCTGGCCCCTGGGAGCACTCTATCCAGCAGGAACGGGATAAGCCAGTACCTCTCCCTGCACCAGAGATGACAGTCAAGCAAGAGAGGCTGGACTTTGAAGacacagaaagcaaaggaatCCACGAACTGGTGGACATCAGGGAGCCTGGTGTTGAGATCAAAATGGAACCTGCAGAACCAGAGCAAGGCATTTCAGGGGCTGAAATGGTATCTGGAGTTGTTCCAGCCACAAATATGGAGCCACCAGAACTCAGGAGTCAGGACTTAGACGAGGAACCCAGAAGTATAGCAACTGGAGAAATTACTGAAGCAGATGTTTCCAGTAGGAAAGGTGATGAGACTCCGCTTACAGCAGTGAAGACAGAG GCATCCCCTGAAAGCATGTTGTCTCCATCACATGTTGTCTCAAATCCCATTGAAGATCCTTTAGAGGCAGAGACTCAGCACAAGTTTGAAATGtcag ACTCATTGAAAGAAGAATCAGGGACTATTTTTGGAAGCCAGATAAAG GATGCCCCAGGTGAGGATGAGGAGGAAGATGGAGTCAGTGAAGCGGCAAGCCTAGAGGAGCCTAAGGAAGAAGATCAAGGAGAAGGCTATTTGTCAGAAATGGATAACGAACCCCCTGTGAGTGAGAGTGACGATGGCTTTAGCATTCACAATGCTACGCTACAGTCCCACACACTGGCAGACTCCATCCCCAGCAGCCCTGCTTCTTCACAGTT CTCTGTCTGTAGTGAGGATCAGGAAGCTATTCAGGCACAGAAAATCTGGAAGAAAGCCATCATGCTTGTATGGAGAGCTGCAGCTAATCATAG GTATGCCAATGTCTTCCTCCAGCCTGTTACAGATGACATAGCACCTGGCTACCACAGCATTGTACAGAG GCCCATGGATTTGTCAACTattaagaaaaacattgaaaatgGACTGATCCGCAGCACAGCTGAATTTCAGCGTGACATTATGCTGATGTTCCAGAATGCTGTGATGTATAATAGCTCAGACCACGATGTCTACCATATGGCAGTAGAAATGCAGCGAGATGTTTTGGAGCAGATCCAG CAATTCCTGGCCACACAGTTGATTATGCAAACCTCTGAGTCTGGGATCAGTGCTAAAAGTCTTCGAGGCAGAGATTCTACCCGCAAACAGGATGCTTCAGAGAAG GATGGGGGAACCAGGGGGCGCCGCTGTGCCATTGAAGCCGATATGAAGATGAAAAAGTGA